One stretch of Pseudomonas sp. NC02 DNA includes these proteins:
- a CDS encoding LysR family transcriptional regulator has protein sequence MNPFEDMRLFCQVMESGSFTAAAEHLGLSKQFVSRRLIQLEERLGVRLLNRSTRRLDVTPLGQSYYESALRLLSEVEQVEQGIAGQNTEPRGTIRLSAPLSFAMAHLGCLLPLFLQRHPHVTVEVDLSDRPVDLISEGYDLVLRIGTLEDSTLIARRIASVQRVYCASPDYLARHGTPQSPDDLADHACLPYGHGRQVQWHFKVDGKPHTRNVSGRMRVNNGELLRDAAVAGLGITYLPHFIVAQALQDGRLVTLLDDCAPEPLTLSAVYPQHRQSSRPVQALIEFLRERLAGGC, from the coding sequence ATGAACCCCTTCGAAGACATGCGCCTGTTTTGCCAGGTCATGGAATCCGGCAGTTTCACCGCTGCCGCCGAGCATCTTGGCCTGTCCAAGCAATTTGTCAGCCGCCGCCTGATCCAGCTGGAAGAGCGCCTCGGCGTACGCCTGCTCAACCGCTCCACCCGCCGCCTGGACGTCACGCCGCTGGGCCAGAGTTACTACGAATCCGCCCTGCGCCTGCTCAGTGAAGTCGAGCAAGTGGAGCAGGGCATCGCCGGGCAAAACACCGAGCCCCGAGGCACCATTCGCCTGAGCGCGCCGTTGTCGTTTGCCATGGCGCACCTGGGTTGCCTGTTGCCGCTGTTCCTGCAACGCCACCCTCATGTCACCGTGGAAGTGGACCTCAGCGACCGCCCGGTAGACCTCATCAGCGAGGGCTACGACCTGGTGCTGCGCATCGGCACCCTCGAGGATTCGACCCTGATCGCCCGACGCATCGCCAGTGTGCAGCGCGTCTACTGCGCCAGTCCCGACTACCTGGCCCGCCACGGCACGCCGCAGAGTCCCGATGACCTGGCCGATCACGCATGCCTGCCTTACGGCCATGGTCGCCAGGTCCAATGGCACTTCAAGGTCGATGGCAAACCCCATACCCGCAACGTCAGCGGGCGCATGCGGGTCAACAACGGTGAGCTGCTGCGGGATGCCGCCGTGGCCGGGTTGGGCATCACCTATCTACCCCATTTTATCGTTGCCCAAGCCTTGCAGGACGGCCGCCTGGTGACGCTGCTGGATGACTGCGCGCCCGAACCCCTGACCCTTTCCGCCGTTTACCCCCAGCACCGCCAGAGCTCGCGCCCGGTGCAGGCGTTGATCGAGTTCCTACGTGAACGCCTGGCCGGCGGTTGTTGA
- the ycaC gene encoding isochorismate family cysteine hydrolase YcaC — MTYKRLNKDDAVVLLVDHQTGLISLVQDFSPNEFKNNVLALADLAKFFKLPTILTTSFESGPNGPMVPELKELFPDAPYIPRPGQINAWDNEDFVKAVKATGRKQLIIAGVVTDVCVTFPTLSALAEGFEVFVVTDASGTFNETVQQAAWARMTAAGAQLVNWFSVACELQVDWRNDMEGLANLLSPRIPNYRNLMNSYSALTAK; from the coding sequence ATGACTTACAAACGCCTGAACAAAGATGACGCCGTGGTGCTGCTGGTGGATCACCAGACCGGCCTGATTTCCCTGGTGCAGGACTTCTCGCCCAACGAGTTCAAGAACAACGTGCTGGCCCTGGCGGACCTGGCCAAGTTCTTCAAGCTGCCGACTATCCTCACCACCAGTTTCGAAAGCGGCCCCAACGGCCCGATGGTGCCGGAGCTGAAAGAACTGTTCCCGGACGCGCCGTACATCCCGCGCCCTGGCCAGATCAACGCGTGGGACAACGAAGACTTCGTCAAGGCAGTGAAAGCCACCGGCCGCAAGCAACTGATCATTGCCGGGGTGGTGACCGACGTGTGCGTAACCTTCCCGACGCTGTCGGCCCTGGCTGAAGGGTTTGAAGTGTTTGTGGTGACCGATGCGTCGGGCACCTTCAATGAGACCGTGCAACAGGCGGCGTGGGCACGCATGACGGCGGCCGGTGCACAGCTGGTGAACTGGTTCTCGGTGGCCTGCGAGCTGCAGGTGGACTGGCGCAACGACATGGAAGGCTTGGCGAATCTGCTGTCGCCGCGTATTCCCAACTATCGCAATTTGATGAACAGCTACTCGGCGCTGACGGCCAAATAA